The genomic interval TGAACCTGCCGTCGCCATCTCGCCGCTGCGCCTTGCAACGGACACGACGACTCCGTCGACGGGGCTGGTAATCGTGGCATAGTCCTTCTGTGCTTCGGCTGCGGCCAGCGTCGAGCGAGCCCCATCGAGCGTCGCCCTGGCGACATCGACACGGACCTTCGCCTTGCGTAGCGTCTCTGTGGAGACCGAGCCAGACCGGGCGAGCCCCTCGAACTTCTGCACGTCGAACTCGGCATCCTGCAAGTCTTCATCGGCGGCGCGCACGCCCGCCTGCGCCTGCTGGATCGCCTCGTCGATATCGGTCTGGTCGATGCGCACGAGCAGATCGCCGCGCGAGACCTTCTGTCCCTCGCGGACATCGAGCTGCTCGATGAAGCCGACGACCCGCGACGACACCTCGATGCGCCCGTCCGAGATAACGGAGCCGGGAACGGTATAGGTGACGGGAACGTCAGCCAGCATGACCTGCGTGACGGGAAGCGCCGGCGAACTGCCGTCCGAGCTTTGCGCAGACGCGCTCGGCGCGGCGATGAGGGCCAGGGCGAAGCCGATAAGAGAAGCAGCGCGGGAGACGTTGCGCATCTCACTTTTCCTTTGCGCTGGAGTGGAAGGCGCGACGCAGGGCCGCGGAAATGTGACCGGTAATGACGGATGCGTCGGAGTGATCGGGACGCCCACCCGGCAGATGGGGAAGAAGGGGCGCCAGAAGGGCGTGGCCGAGCATGGTGCCGATGATCGATACGGTTGACAGAAGCCGTTCGTCTTCCGACCGCCCCGGCCCGGCAAGAGTGCTTATCAGATGGAACGGGCGCTCGAGAACGGAGCGGGCGAGATCGTCCAGGCGCTTCTCGTCCCCATCGACCAGCTCGCGCACCAGAAGGCGGAAGAAGACTCGATCCTCCGTCA from Polymorphum gilvum SL003B-26A1 carries:
- a CDS encoding TetR/AcrR family transcriptional regulator, with protein sequence MQVADTRAAILETSAQLYADLGYSAVSMRDVATKVGVTPANLYHHFKGKDELIREAVGHFFAEKTAPIADLLESQGKDVDRLNLFVEYFVRLLTEDRVFFRLLVRELVDGDEKRLDDLARSVLERPFHLISTLAGPGRSEDERLLSTVSIIGTMLGHALLAPLLPHLPGGRPDHSDASVITGHISAALRRAFHSSAKEK
- a CDS encoding efflux RND transporter periplasmic adaptor subunit yields the protein MRNVSRAASLIGFALALIAAPSASAQSSDGSSPALPVTQVMLADVPVTYTVPGSVISDGRIEVSSRVVGFIEQLDVREGQKVSRGDLLVRIDQTDIDEAIQQAQAGVRAADEDLQDAEFDVQKFEGLARSGSVSTETLRKAKVRVDVARATLDGARSTLAAAEAQKDYATITSPVDGVVVSVARRSGEMATAGSTILTVESREVLLFKAFVSEGNLAAIDPNTPVTIRIDALDNAKFTGRIRGIVPSGDDVTRRYEINVILPKDQRLLPGMFGRAEIILGTQKSVLVPAKAIVRRGGLDGVFVVEERTARFRWLRTGQVLGDTVEVVSGLSGGETILAAANDAVRDGSAIRTEAGR